The window ACTTCAGTTAAACCCCGGCGAGCCTTTAATTTTCCATAGTCTGGCGATTGCATTCCAGGCTAAAAATGAACCCGTACAAGCATACCTTTACTTTGGTTATGCAGCTTATTATCTAGGACAATATCCAGAAGCAATTAGCCATTATCAAAACTTTCTCAAAACCAAAACGGGAGATGTTGAACTTTACATCGCGTTAGCTGACTGTTATAAACATTTGCATGAATACAAACAAGCGATCCAAACTTATCGAGAAAGTCTGCAACTTTATCCCCAGGAAATAGAGCTTTACTTGCGATTGGCAATTATCCTGCAAGATTGCGGACAAACTCAAGCAGCGATCGAACTGATCGATGATGCTTTATTATTCTTCCCTGATGATATATCTCTCAAATTAGAACAGCTGCGAATCTTACCAATTATCTATAAAGATCTAGACGAAATTGCATTTTACCGAGAGCGATTTACACAAGGTTTGGCAAATCTTATCCAGCAAACATCCCTAAAGAATTCTGAAGCAAAACAGAGCGCTTTGAAAGGCATAGGTTGGCGCACAAACTTTTATTTGCAATATCAAGGTTATAATGATCTAGAATTGCAAAAACAGTATGGGCAGTTTGTCCATACTGTGATGGCGGAAAAATATCCTCAATGGTTAAAAAAACTGCCTCTAGCGCCTCTAAATGGGGATGAAAAAATTCGCATTGGCTATATCTCTGATTGCTTTCATTGGCATACAGTTGGTATCGTATTTATGGGATGGCTGAAAAAATGCGATCGCCAGCATTTTGACATATCTTGTTACTATATTAATAGCATCACAGACGAACTAACCCAAGAGTTTCAACTATATAGCGATCGCTTTCATCATATCCCTGACAATCTAGAAGCAATCTGCCAACAAATTATCGCGGATAATTTACATATACTCGTGTTTCTAGATATTGGCATGACTCCACAAATGACGCAACTAGCAGCACTGCGTTTTGCGCCAATACAATGTGCAGCATGGGGACATCCAGTCACTACAGGTTTGCCAACAATTGATTACTTTCTTTCTAGCGATTTGATGGAACAATCAAATGCAAAAGAGCATTATTCAGAGGAACTAATTCGTTTACCTAACATTGGCATATCCTACGCTAAACCTAGCATTCCAGAACTCAGCAAAAGCCGCTTAGATTTTCATTTGCGAGAAGATGCGGTAGTATATCTATCTTGTCAATCTCTGTTTAAATATTTACCTCAGTACGATTATATTTTTGGTAAAATAGCTCAACAAGTTCCGCAAGCGCAATTTGTCTTCGTCTCCCATTTAGCACCACCGATCGTAGAACAATTTCGGCAACGATTACAGCGTGCTTTCGCAGAGTTTGACTTGGATAGCGAAAAATATTGCCTAATTTTAACCCGCCAAACACAGCTAGACTACTGGAATCTGAATTTAGTTTCAGACATTTTTCTGGATACCTTTGGATTCACTGGATTTTTGACAACGCTAGAAAGTATTGCTTGCAATTTACCAATCGTAACTTGTCCGGGTAAATTTATGCGATCGCGTCAATCCTACGGCATTTTAAAAATGCTTGGCGTCACCGAAACAATCGCTAATAATGAAGCAGAATATATCGAAATAGCCGTTAGATTGGGTTTAGATCGAGAGTGGAGACATCAAATCGTAGAGCAAATCAAACATTGCCAAAATTACCTCTACGAAGACAAAAATTGCATAGCAGCACTTGAGGCATTTTATCATAAAATAATCCAGACAAATTAATTAGAAAAAACTTAGTAGAAATAATTCACTATTTACCAACACGAACATTTTTCCACCTTTTTCGTCTATCATACAAAAGAGGGAGGATTTTACATGGATAAGCGCAGTCAACAAAAATTCATTCTGACACCTAAAATTGCCATGTTATGCCTGACAGCGATATTACCATTGCTGGGCGACATACAGGCACAATCTTCTACTAACCTAGAGATCGTCTCTCATATCGAAAAATTAAAAGATAACGATAAACTAGAGCGTTTAGAAGCTGTGAGAGAATTGCGGAAAATTGGTTCTCCAGCCATACCTGCGCTGACAGCAGCTTTGCAAGACGAGGAAAATCGAATTCGTGGCGGTGCTGCCTTTGCTTTAGGTGCAATAGGTGCAGAAGCGAAAACAGCAATTCCTCAACTAATTGCTATGTTAAAAGATCCCGACGATCGAGTTCGTTTAGATGCTGCCGTAGCGTTGCG is drawn from Aerosakkonema funiforme FACHB-1375 and contains these coding sequences:
- a CDS encoding tetratricopeptide repeat protein gives rise to the protein MEEKKVKIDSLQAEALSLYEAGYFAEAEIKYKEILDLDINNAEAWRGLGTIYYVQKQYQDALEMLYKSLKLDSSNAIQYYNLGLVQEKIGYLAKAVRYYEKAIALNPHYIEAYHNLGKVFSEMGLLEQAETTFIRAIAVRENYYLNYLNLANILMMRQQINEAIASYKTALQLNPGEPLIFHSLAIAFQAKNEPVQAYLYFGYAAYYLGQYPEAISHYQNFLKTKTGDVELYIALADCYKHLHEYKQAIQTYRESLQLYPQEIELYLRLAIILQDCGQTQAAIELIDDALLFFPDDISLKLEQLRILPIIYKDLDEIAFYRERFTQGLANLIQQTSLKNSEAKQSALKGIGWRTNFYLQYQGYNDLELQKQYGQFVHTVMAEKYPQWLKKLPLAPLNGDEKIRIGYISDCFHWHTVGIVFMGWLKKCDRQHFDISCYYINSITDELTQEFQLYSDRFHHIPDNLEAICQQIIADNLHILVFLDIGMTPQMTQLAALRFAPIQCAAWGHPVTTGLPTIDYFLSSDLMEQSNAKEHYSEELIRLPNIGISYAKPSIPELSKSRLDFHLREDAVVYLSCQSLFKYLPQYDYIFGKIAQQVPQAQFVFVSHLAPPIVEQFRQRLQRAFAEFDLDSEKYCLILTRQTQLDYWNLNLVSDIFLDTFGFTGFLTTLESIACNLPIVTCPGKFMRSRQSYGILKMLGVTETIANNEAEYIEIAVRLGLDREWRHQIVEQIKHCQNYLYEDKNCIAALEAFYHKIIQTN